The genomic window TCACCACCGAGGCGCTTCTCGATCGGCTGCGCAGTTTGCTGGCGATCTTGGAGACCCGTCCGCTTGCTGGCGCTTTGTGGATCATCGAACCCGGCCGGATACGCATACATCTCGGCCACGACGAAGACTGAATCCGTATCGAATGCGTCGCTGGTGCTGCATGTCAGGCCATGTACCCCGAAAGGCTTCAGCTCCTATTGCAGCTTAGCCCCGGCATAGGCCTGCCGCGCGCAACGCCGGGCCAGCGCCGGCCGCATGCGCATTGGCGATCTCCGTCGCCGACGGCAGCGGCGTTGCGTGATCGGCCATCCAGGCCAGCAAATCCTCGGCGACGCCGCGGCCGGCAAGGTCGCGGGTGATCATGTGATGGCCCTCGGGATAGAAGGCCACGCGCCAGTCGCCCGCGGGCGCATCCGGGAGAGTCCGGATCACGCTGCAGACGGCGCGCCTGGGGATGATCTGGTCGCGGCCGCCATAGATGATGAGCGCCGGGCCCTGGAGATGCGGGGCCGCCGCCTGCGCTTGCCCCATGAGCTCGACCAGGCCGTAGACGGCATCGGCGCGGGTCCTGCGGATGACCAAGGAATCGCCGGAGTAGCGCCGGAGCATGGTGATGTTGTCCGAGGGCTGAATGCCGAGCTCGGCATAGAGCAGGAACCAGGGAAGCGTGTTGGCCATGAGCCAGGCCGCCCCGATCGGCACCGCACCCAAGGCGGGCCCGCCCCAGACCGCAGGCGCGATCAGCACGATGCCGTCGGGCTTGGTCATGGCAGCGGCGTTCGGGGGGTCGATCGAGGCTTGAGCCAGGTCCGCCAGCACCACGGCTCCGCTCATGCTCTCGCCGATGAGAGTGAGCGGCAGCTCGGGATGGCGCTGGCGCACCAGGCGCAAGGCCGCGTTGAGGTCGGCGATCAGCGCCTCGCTGCCGGGCCACAGCCCGTGCCCCGGCGCCGCGCCGAAGCCTCGCTGGTCATAGGCATAGACGGTGACGCCGCGCTCGGACATCTCGCCCGCGAGCTCGGCGAAGGCGCGGCGATAATCGTTCATGCCATGCAGCGCCAGCGCCACCGCCCAGCTCTTGCCGGCCGGGCGCCAGACGTCCATGGGCAGCGCGAGGCCGTCCTCGGTGAGGAAATGGTCGCTCGCCAGTGCCGCCGCCGCAGCCCCCGGTCCCGGCTCCGTCCGCTGCGGCGCGCAAGCCGCGAGCGCGACGAGCGCTCCAGCTCCGAGAAGATTCACCACGGAGGCACGGAGTGCACGGAGAAGCGGAAGATATCGCGCGCGCAGCGCGCAAGTTTCCCTTCCTTTTTTGCTCTTCTCCGTGTTCTCCGTGCCTCCGTGGTGCATCTCTTCTTCTTAAACTTAAGCGTTCGGGCGGGTGCCGCGGGTGAGCTGCAGGAACACGTCTTCGAGGTCCGACTCCTCGGTCGAGAGATCGAGGATGGCGAGCCCGGCCGTGCGTGCGGCATCGAGGATTTGGCCGACCGCGGCCTCGCTCGGCTTGTAGTGGAGGACGAGGCGCCTGGGGCCGGTGAGCGCCGCACCGAGACGGGCCAAGGTCGCCGGCACCGCCGCCAAGTCCTCGGCCAAGGTCAAGGTGAGCGTCTTCGAATCGAGCCGGCGGAGCAGCGTCGCCGTCGGCTCGTTGGCGATGAGCCGGCCGTGATCGATGATGGCGATGCGCTCGCAGAGCTGCTCCGCCTCCTCGAGATAGTGCGTGGTGAGGAGAATGGTGACACCCTCGCGGTGCAGTCTCCGCACATAGTCCCAGAGCTGCTGCCTCAGCTCCACATCGACCCCGGCGGTGGGCTCGTCCAAGACCAGGATCGGCGGCGAATGCACCAGCGCCTTTGCCACCAAGAGCCGGCGGCGCATGCCGCCCGACAGCGTGCGGGCATAGACACCCGCCTGCTGGGTCAGGCCGACCGCTGCCAGGATCTCATCGGTGCGCCGCTCGGCCTTGGGCACGCCATAGAGCCCGGCCTGCAGCTCGAGCTGCTCGCGCGGGCTGAAGAAGGCATCCAAGGTCAGCTCCTGGGGCACCACGCCGATGGCGGCGCGCGAGCGGCGTGGATCCCGGTCGATGTCGATCCCCCAGACGCTGACCTCGCCCGCGGTCTTCAAGACCAGACCCGCCAGGATGTTGATCAGGGTCGACTTGCCGGCCCCGTTCGGCCCCAGGAGGCCAAACAGGCTGCCCCGGGGGATGGCGAGGTCGACACCATCGAGCGCCACCTTGCCGGTGCCCGTCTTGCCGCCGCGGTAGCGCTTGGTGAGGCCCCCGACCCGGACCGCATGATCGGGCGGTGCGGTTCGGGGGGTCGATGGGTGCGGGTGGCCGGTGTCGAGCGGCATCAGACCTCGGGGCTAGGGAACCGCCCCGGCAGCTTGTCACCGGCCGCGGCCGATCCTCGAAGCCAGCTTCGGGGAGGTTGGTGTTGGGCGCGGCGTTGAGTATCATCCCGCGGTTCGCCGGGTCAAATCCCGGCGCAAGGTTTCGCGGGAGCGCATGGGGTATGGGAATGCCGGCAGCCGAGGTCATCCTGGTTGAAGAGCGGGTGTTTTCCTGCGACGGCGGCGACGGCCCCTTGGGCCACCCCCGGGTCTTCCTCAACCTCGGCGACAAGGGCGAGATCGATTGCCCCTATTGCGGCCGCCGCTATGCCCTGAAGGCCGGCGCCGCCGCCCACGCCGGGGCGCATTAGACCCAGCAAGCCTCCTGTCCCGCTGTCCCAGTCCCGGGCACGCGCAGGGTGGGACAAGCTTGGAGCGCACCCCTAAAGCGAGACACGGGGGGTGTCTCACGGTCCCAGCGCCGGGCGCGCCGGCAACGGGACGCACTGACGCCGGCGCCGGCGCTTCTTTCCCTCTTATTTCGTTTATTTCGTCACCCCCGGGGAGGTTCAAGGAGGGGGTGATCCTCACCCCCTCCTAAATCCCACCCCCCACTTGATCCGGGGGTCCACTCTGCGCGCGTACGATGGACCCGCGGGTCAAGCCCGCGGGTGACGGAATAGAGAGGCTGAGGGGGTGTCGGTCGTCGCAGGCTCGCTATATCCTCCCGGCATGACCACCCACTCCAAGACGAAGACGCCCGCCGCGGCCTCCGCCGCCACGGCGCCCATCGAGCGCCTCTATCTTGTCGACGGGTCGGGTTACATTTTCCGCGCCTTCCATGCGCTGCCGCCCCTGACCCGCGCCGACGGGACCCACGTGAACGCCGTCTACGGCTTCACCCAGATGCTGATGCGCCTAATTCAGGACATGCGTGCCGATCACTTGGCCGTCATCTTCGATGCCGGGCGCAGGACCTTCCGCAACGACATCTATGCCGAGTACAAGGCGCATCGCCCGGAGCCGCCGCCGGAGCTGATCCCGCAATTCGCCCTGGTGCGCGAGGCGACGCGCGCCTTGAACGTGCCGGCGATCGAGCAGCCCGGCTACGAGGCCGACGATCTCATTGCCACATATGCCGCCGAGGCGGCCAAGCGCGGCGCCAAGGTCACCATCGTCTCCTCGGACAAGGATCTGATGCAGCTCATCGCCGAGGGCATCGAGATGCTGGATCCGATCAAGAACAAGCGGATCGGGCCCGAGGAGGTAAAGGAGAAGTTCGGCGTCGGCCCGGACAAGGTCGTGGACGTGCAGGCGCTGGCCGGCGATTCCACCGACAACGTGCCGGGCGTGCCCGGTATCGGCGTCAAGACGGCGGCGCAGCTCATCATCGAATATGGCTCGCTGGAGACGCTCTTGGAGCGTGCCGGCGAGATCAAGCAGCCGAAGCGGCGCGAAGCATTGCAGCAGAACCGCGAGAAGGCATTGATGTCGCGCCGGCTGGTGGAGCTCGACCGCAAGGTGCCGGTCGAGCACGACCTCAATGAGTTCGCGGTCAAGCCGCCGGATCACGCGACACTCATGGCCTTCTTCCAGGCGCAGGAGTTCAAGCGGCTGATCCAGCGCCTGGAGGCCGAGCACCTGGATGGCGGCGGCGCCGCGGCGGTGGCGGCTTTGGGCGAGGGGACGCAAGGCGAGCCGGCACCGGCCGCCTCGGGCGAGCAGAAACCGGCAGAGCGCAAGTACGAGCTGGTTCAGGATGTGGCGCGTCTGCAGGCGTGGATCCAGCGCGCCTTCGCTCAGGGCGTGGTCGCCGTCGACACCGAGACGACGGGGTTGGATGCAACCCAGGCCGAGCTGGTCGGCGTGTCGATGGCGCTTGGCGCCGGCGATGCCTGCTACATCCCCCTCCAGCACAAGCAGAAGGGTGCGGGCGGGCTCGATCTGGGCGACCAGGGTCAGGCCCCGAAGCAGATCGCCCTGGAACAGGCGATCAAACGGCTGAAGCCGCTCCTGGAAGACCCGGGCGTCCTCAAGATCGGGCACAACATCAAATACGACGCCATGGTGCTCCATCGCTACGGCATCGATCTCTCTCCCCATGACGACACCATGCTGATCTCCTTCGTGCTCGAAGCGGGCCTGCATGGCCACGGCATGGATGAGCTCTCGGAGCTGCATCTCGGCCACAAGACCATCACCTACGAAGAGGTGACCGGCACCGGCAAGGCCCAGATCGGCTTTGCCGAAGTGCCCCTGGAGCGCGCCCTCGACTACGCCGCCGAAGATGCCGATGTGACCTGGCGTCTGCATCAGAGCCTGAAGCCGAGGCTCATCGCCGAGCATCTGTTGACCCTCTATGAGACCATCGAGCGCCCGCTGGTGCCGATCCTGGCCGAGATGGAAGCGGCCGGGGTCAAGGTCGATCTCGACAGCCTGCGCCTCTTGTCGCGGGAATTCGGGGCCAAGATGGCGACCATCGAAGCCGAGGCCTATCGGCTGGCGGGCCGCGAGTTCAATGTCGGCTCGCCCAAGCAGCTGGGCGAGATCCTGTTCGACGAGCTGAAGCTCACCGGCGGCAAGAAGGGCAAGACCGGCGCCTACTCGACGCATTCCGACGTGCTGGAGCAGCTCGCCGACGACCACCCCTTGCCGGCGAAGATCCTGGAGTGGCGGCAGATCGCCAAGCTGAAATCCACCTATGCCGACGCGCTGGTCGAAGAGCTGAACCCGCAGACCGGGCGCATCCACACCTCGTTTGCCATGGCCGGGGCGGCGACCGGAAGGCTCTCCTCCACCGATCCCAATCTGCAGAACATTCCGGTGCGCAGCGAAGAGGGCCGCCGCATCCGCCGGGCCTTTGTGGCCGAGCCCGGGCACAAGCTGCTCTCGGTCGACTACTCGCAGATCGAATTGCGCTTGGTCGCCGAGATCGCCGGCGTCGATCAGCTGAAGAAGGCCTTCCGCGACAATCTCGACATCCATGCGCTGACCGCCTCGGAAGTCTTCGGCGTGCCGCTGGCCAAGATGGACCCGGTGACCAGGCGCAAAGCCAAGGCGATCAACTTCGGCATCATCTACGGCATCTCCGCCTTCGGGCTTGCCCGCCAGATCGGCGTCGAGCAGAAGGAAGCGGCCGACTACATCAAGAAATACTTCGAGCGCTACCCCGGCATCCGCCAATACATGGAGAAGATGCGCGAGACCGCGCGGCAAACGGGCTACGTCACCACCCTCTTCGGCCGCCGCTGCCATCTCCGCGGCATCAACGACAAGAACCCGGCGATGCGCGGCTTCGCCGAGCGCCAAGCGATCAATGCGCCCATCCAGGGAACGGCTGCCGACATCATCAAGCGGGCGATGATCCGCGTGCCCGGCCGGCTCGCGCGTCAGAGCCTGAAGGCCCGCATGCTGCTCCAGGTGCATGACGAGCTGTTGTTCGAGGTGCCCGACGCCGAGGTGGAAGCGACCTCGGCCGTCGTCCGCGCGGTGATGGAGGGGGCGACCCAGCCCGCACTCACCCTCTCGGTGCCGCTGGTCGCCGATGTCGGCGTCGCCGACAACTGGGCCGCCGCGCATTAGAGAATAGGAATTTTCACCACAGAGACACGGAGGACACGGAGTCGGAATTCGATTTTATGCGCGCTTCGCGCGCCAGATCCCTCTCTTCTCCGTGCTCTACTGTCTCCGTGGTGAATTCTCGTCCTTGCGATCTCGGTAATAGTCGGGTGCGCGCCGCGAATTAACGGCGTCGACTCCGTTGCTCCGTTCCCTAGGAACAATGCGCGTTAGAGTCTGATCCGATGGCGTGGATCCCCCTCACCCAGCTTCGGCTAGGCTCGGCTTCGCCTCGCCAAGTCTTCGCAACCCTCTCCCCCATTGGGGGAGAGGGTAAGGTGAGGGGGTGATCCTCATCGGATCAGACACTAGCGGGCGCGGGCGGCTTTCACCAGGCGCACGAGGGTGGCGCGCGCCGTCTCGGGGTCGCTGATCGGCTCGTCGAATTGCAAGCGTGCGACCTCGCCCTCGCGCCTCAAATCGCATCCTTCCCGATCGATGCCGGTCATGCGCCAGCCGGTGCCGGCGCGCGCCAGCAGGCGCTCCGCGTAGAGATCGAGGGCATCGGCGTGGTCCGCATTCATATGCCGGACGATTTCGCTCTCGTGCGCCAGCAATGCCGGTGCGGCCTGGCTCAGAACCTTGGACCCTTCCACCCACCGGATGCGGCCGAAGCCGGCCACCAGATGCACCCGCTCCACGCACATGGCATAGACGTTGAAGTCATGGAACGCTTCATAGGCGCAGGCATCGGGATGGCGGGAAAGAAAGCGCTGGCGATGGCGCGGCTCGGCGGATTTCGCGATCGTGCCGATGAGCGTCGCGCGCGCGCCGGCGAGCGGCTCGGCCAGGCCCTGGGTCGCATCGACCAGCAGCGATGCCTGGGGCTCGGCCAGCAGATTCTTGGTGTGCTCGGCCAGATCGGAGATCATGAGGAGCGGGCTGGCGTCGTGGTCGACGGCCAGCAGCACCAGCGAGACATAGGGTCTGGCCTTGCCTTTGAGCGTGGTGGCAAGCGCGCCCCGATCGGCGGCGCGCAGCAGACCGCGCGCGGTCACGGCCATGGAAAGGGCGTCGCTGCCGGCGGATGGCATCCGGCGACCTACGGTTCAGTCCCCGGGTTGCGGGGCCAAGCGGACGAAGAAATGCGCGGCGAGCCCACCCAGCACCAGCCAGAACACCAGCGCGGTCGCCAGCGAGGCGATGGCGAATTCCAGGGCGAGGCCGGGCGGGATCAAGGCCGTGCCCTGGGCGGTGGGCGCCCCCACCACATGGGGAACGGCCAGGAGGAGGAGCCCGGCCAGCTTGTGCGGCCAGCGCGGAGCGAACACGGCAACGGCAAGGCCGAGGACGGTGCCGGCAACGGTGCCCAGCCACCAGAGCTGGCGGAGCACCAGATCGCTCTCAGCCGCACCCGGCGGGGCGGGGGGCAACCCCAAGCCCGGCGCCAGCGCGAAGGCGGCAAATCCGCCCAGACCCCACAGCAAGCCCCGGCGCCAATCGAGCCGCCGGCCGGCAAGCGCGAAGGCGGCCACCAGCAAGAGGGCGAAGCCGATGCCGCTGATGGTGTTGGCGAGGACCGTATAGGCGATGCGCTCGACGCCGTCGGCCGGCTCCCAGACGTCGCCTTCAGAGGCGGCAGCGGCGCCGTGCGAATCGATCACGCCGGCCGGTCCGTGGCCGCCGATCATTTGGCCGGAAGGGGCTTGGGCGCCGGCGGCCTCCTCATAGGTCTCGGCAAGCTGGATCAGCGGGATCACCCGGGCCCGCTGGGCGAGCGAGACGACCAGCCCCGCGATGGTGCCGGCGATGAGGGCGGTCAGCAGAATGCGACGAAACATGGGGCGGGGCGCCCGATCTCTGGCAAGGGCTCAATGGCAGGGGAAGGCGAAGGCGTGCCGGGCGTCGTGGGCGGCGTTGTGCAAGAGCGAGGGGTAGGCGAAGCCGGTGCCGTACAGCAAAAACAGCCCAAGCACCGCCGCCGACAGCACGGCGGCAAGCGAACGCTTGACGGTGGCAACCGGGCGGGGCTGGAGGGCGAGGGAGAGGGCGCGATCTTGGGCCATGGCAGGGTAATCCCGATATTTTGCTAAAGTGAGACGGGCGACCGGCAAGCAGGCATTCCGGAGCGGCCCCATGCTAACCTGCGGCTTGGGAGTGCGTCCACCTGTGCCTACATTGGAGTGAATTCAATGGGGCTGCCGCAATCTCGCCCATAATTGATGGCTAGTCTCGAACGCCGCGTCACCAGCGAGGAAGGTCTCTCCGTGCGCAACACCATCGCGCTCGTCGACGACGATCAGAATATCCTGACTTCGGTCTCCATGGCGCTCGAGGCCGAGGGCTTCGAGGTCAGAACCTACACGGACGGCGATTCGGCCCTGAAGGCGATCACCCATCGGCCGGTGGACCTGGCGGTCCTCGACATCAAGATGCCGCGCATGGACGGCATGGAGCTGTTGTCGCGCCTGCGCAAGAACTCGGCGCTCCCGGTCATCTTCCTCACCTCCAAGGACGAGGAGGTGGACGAGGTCCTGGGCCTGCGCATGGGTGCCGACGACTACATCCGCAAGCCCTTCTCCCTCAGGCTCCTGATCGAGCGCATCCGCGCCTTGCTCCGGCGCCAGGAGCAGGTCAAAGGCCAGGGCGAGGGCGCCAGCGATGCGATCCTCGCCCGGGGCCCGCTGATCCTCGACCAGCAGCGCCATCAATGCAGCTGGAATGGCCAGCCGGTGGCGCTCACGGTCACCGAGTTCCTGATCCTGAAGGCGCTCGCTCTCCGCCCCGGCCACGTCAAGAGCCGCGACCAGCTGATGGATGCCGCCTATGGCGAATCCATCTATGTCGACGACCGCACCATCGACAGCCACATCAAGCGGCTGCGCAAGAAGTTCAAGGCGGTCGACAATGGCTTCCAGCAGGTCGAGACGCTCTACGGCGTCGGCTACCGCTTCCGGGAAGTTTAGAGCGCGTGTTCCGATGATGGCATCACCCCCTCACCCTGCCCTCTCCCCCAGCGGGGGAGAGGGTTGCGAAGGGTTGGCGTGGCGCCAGCCACGCCTTACCCGGTCGGGACGGTTGGGGACGGATCCTCCCGTCCCCAACGCCCGCGCCGGAAGGATCCGGCGCGGACGTCCCCGACGGGTGAGGGGGATTCCGCGTCATCGGAATTCGCTCTAGCCGGCACGGCTGACCGCCATGTCCGTCGATGCTGCAGCCCGCTTGGCGCCGAGCGCCCAAGGTGCCCAACCGGAGGCGGCATCCGCACCAGAAGCGGCCGTCCGCAAGCTGCCGGCGCGCCGCCGCCGCCGCCGCTTCTCGCCGA from Pseudomonadota bacterium includes these protein-coding regions:
- a CDS encoding zinc-finger domain-containing protein, whose product is MPAAEVILVEERVFSCDGGDGPLGHPRVFLNLGDKGEIDCPYCGRRYALKAGAAAHAGAH
- a CDS encoding ABC transporter ATP-binding protein, with the translated sequence MPLDTGHPHPSTPRTAPPDHAVRVGGLTKRYRGGKTGTGKVALDGVDLAIPRGSLFGLLGPNGAGKSTLINILAGLVLKTAGEVSVWGIDIDRDPRRSRAAIGVVPQELTLDAFFSPREQLELQAGLYGVPKAERRTDEILAAVGLTQQAGVYARTLSGGMRRRLLVAKALVHSPPILVLDEPTAGVDVELRQQLWDYVRRLHREGVTILLTTHYLEEAEQLCERIAIIDHGRLIANEPTATLLRRLDSKTLTLTLAEDLAAVPATLARLGAALTGPRRLVLHYKPSEAAVGQILDAARTAGLAILDLSTEESDLEDVFLQLTRGTRPNA
- a CDS encoding response regulator transcription factor, coding for MRNTIALVDDDQNILTSVSMALEAEGFEVRTYTDGDSALKAITHRPVDLAVLDIKMPRMDGMELLSRLRKNSALPVIFLTSKDEEVDEVLGLRMGADDYIRKPFSLRLLIERIRALLRRQEQVKGQGEGASDAILARGPLILDQQRHQCSWNGQPVALTVTEFLILKALALRPGHVKSRDQLMDAAYGESIYVDDRTIDSHIKRLRKKFKAVDNGFQQVETLYGVGYRFREV
- a CDS encoding CbtA family protein; this translates as MFRRILLTALIAGTIAGLVVSLAQRARVIPLIQLAETYEEAAGAQAPSGQMIGGHGPAGVIDSHGAAAASEGDVWEPADGVERIAYTVLANTISGIGFALLLVAAFALAGRRLDWRRGLLWGLGGFAAFALAPGLGLPPAPPGAAESDLVLRQLWWLGTVAGTVLGLAVAVFAPRWPHKLAGLLLLAVPHVVGAPTAQGTALIPPGLALEFAIASLATALVFWLVLGGLAAHFFVRLAPQPGD
- a CDS encoding DUF2470 domain-containing protein; this encodes MPSAGSDALSMAVTARGLLRAADRGALATTLKGKARPYVSLVLLAVDHDASPLLMISDLAEHTKNLLAEPQASLLVDATQGLAEPLAGARATLIGTIAKSAEPRHRQRFLSRHPDACAYEAFHDFNVYAMCVERVHLVAGFGRIRWVEGSKVLSQAAPALLAHESEIVRHMNADHADALDLYAERLLARAGTGWRMTGIDREGCDLRREGEVARLQFDEPISDPETARATLVRLVKAARAR
- a CDS encoding CbtB-domain containing protein, with amino-acid sequence MAQDRALSLALQPRPVATVKRSLAAVLSAAVLGLFLLYGTGFAYPSLLHNAAHDARHAFAFPCH
- the polA gene encoding DNA polymerase I, which gives rise to MTTHSKTKTPAAASAATAPIERLYLVDGSGYIFRAFHALPPLTRADGTHVNAVYGFTQMLMRLIQDMRADHLAVIFDAGRRTFRNDIYAEYKAHRPEPPPELIPQFALVREATRALNVPAIEQPGYEADDLIATYAAEAAKRGAKVTIVSSDKDLMQLIAEGIEMLDPIKNKRIGPEEVKEKFGVGPDKVVDVQALAGDSTDNVPGVPGIGVKTAAQLIIEYGSLETLLERAGEIKQPKRREALQQNREKALMSRRLVELDRKVPVEHDLNEFAVKPPDHATLMAFFQAQEFKRLIQRLEAEHLDGGGAAAVAALGEGTQGEPAPAASGEQKPAERKYELVQDVARLQAWIQRAFAQGVVAVDTETTGLDATQAELVGVSMALGAGDACYIPLQHKQKGAGGLDLGDQGQAPKQIALEQAIKRLKPLLEDPGVLKIGHNIKYDAMVLHRYGIDLSPHDDTMLISFVLEAGLHGHGMDELSELHLGHKTITYEEVTGTGKAQIGFAEVPLERALDYAAEDADVTWRLHQSLKPRLIAEHLLTLYETIERPLVPILAEMEAAGVKVDLDSLRLLSREFGAKMATIEAEAYRLAGREFNVGSPKQLGEILFDELKLTGGKKGKTGAYSTHSDVLEQLADDHPLPAKILEWRQIAKLKSTYADALVEELNPQTGRIHTSFAMAGAATGRLSSTDPNLQNIPVRSEEGRRIRRAFVAEPGHKLLSVDYSQIELRLVAEIAGVDQLKKAFRDNLDIHALTASEVFGVPLAKMDPVTRRKAKAINFGIIYGISAFGLARQIGVEQKEAADYIKKYFERYPGIRQYMEKMRETARQTGYVTTLFGRRCHLRGINDKNPAMRGFAERQAINAPIQGTAADIIKRAMIRVPGRLARQSLKARMLLQVHDELLFEVPDAEVEATSAVVRAVMEGATQPALTLSVPLVADVGVADNWAAAH
- a CDS encoding lysophospholipase; translated protein: MVNLLGAGALVALAACAPQRTEPGPGAAAAALASDHFLTEDGLALPMDVWRPAGKSWAVALALHGMNDYRRAFAELAGEMSERGVTVYAYDQRGFGAAPGHGLWPGSEALIADLNAALRLVRQRHPELPLTLIGESMSGAVVLADLAQASIDPPNAAAMTKPDGIVLIAPAVWGGPALGAVPIGAAWLMANTLPWFLLYAELGIQPSDNITMLRRYSGDSLVIRRTRADAVYGLVELMGQAQAAAPHLQGPALIIYGGRDQIIPRRAVCSVIRTLPDAPAGDWRVAFYPEGHHMITRDLAGRGVAEDLLAWMADHATPLPSATEIANAHAAGAGPALRAAGLCRG